CCTCGCCGTGGGGATTCATATGACCGGGCTTTACATGGGCCAGGCGCTGGGCGGCTTCGGCGCCACCATCGCCGCGGCGGCATCCTGGCAGGCAACTTTTCATTGGTTCGGGCTGGTGGGGATCGTGTATGCGGCGGTGTTGATGCTGCTGCTGCACGAAAAAAGGCCGGAATATCCGGCGGGACCTTTGCAGCAAACCCGGAAACCCCTGTCCGGAGGGCTCCGCGGATTGCTGAAGCTGCTGCCGTTCTGGGTGATTTTCCTCTATTTCTCCATCCCCAGCATCCCCGGCTGGGCTATCAAAAATTGGTTGCCCACCTTGTTCGCCGGCAGCCTCGATGTGCCGATGAGCGAAGCCGGTCCGCTGGCTACAATCACCATCGCCGCTTCGTCGCTCATCGGCGTGGTGTCGGGCGGCTTGCTGTCGGACAGATGGGTGCAGCACAACGTTCGAGGGCGGGTGTACACCAGCGCCATCGGTTTGTCGCTCACGATTCCGGCGTTGTTGTTCCTGGGGCTGGGGGGCTCGGTGGCTTTCCTGGTGGCGGCGGCGTTCTTCTTCGGCGCGGGATTCGGGATGTTCGACGCCAATAACATGCCCATTCTTTGCCAGTTCGTATCGCCGCGCAACAGGGCAACGGCTTACGGGATCATGAACATGGGCGGCGTGTTTTCCGGCGCGCTGATCACCGGCTGGCTGGGTAGATCCACCGACGCGGGGAACCTCGGGCGCGATTTCGCGCTGATGTCGGTTGTGATCCTGGCCGCGGTGGTAATGTTGCTGGTAATGCTCAAGCCCAAAGTGAAGGATTATCAGGATGAAAGCGCGGACGTCCGTTCTGTATAAAAATCCAGATTTCGTAACTTCAGGTGAATAAACCTTTAGCGTATGAAATCTTTGCTGCTGATTTTGGTTTTGTGTATTTCTGCAGGCGCATTCGCGCAGGACGTCCGGGTGACGCATGGCGTTCCGGCCGTTGTGGAGAAAAACTTCAAGAAGAAATTCCCCACCGCCAAGGAGGTAGATTGGGCGCGGAAGGGCGACAGGATGGAAGCGGATTTTGACGTGTCCCGCGTGGACCATAAAGCCCTTTACGATCAGAAAGGCAAACTCCTGGCCTGGAAGTGCGACGTCCGCACCGGGCAATTGCCTGCACCGGTGCTCAAAACCATCCGCTCCCAATACAAAGGCTATAAAGTCGACGACGCCGAAAAAGTTACCCGCGACAAAATGGAATTATACCAGGTGGAGCTCGACGGCAACCCGGATGTGAGCCTTGTGTTCGACAAAGACGGCAAGGTGGTGGAAGATGCCGATTGGTGGTAATACCGCTTTCCTGAGATAATTTTATATTTTAACGGGTATGAAACAACTGTTCTCCTGCTTTTTCCTGCTGCTCGGCCTGGCTGTATCCGCGCAGGACACCCTCAATTATCAACGAAAAAACAACCTGGCTTACCGCACCGGCGAGCAGGATGCTTACATGCGCGAGCGCTGCGTGCTGGATGTGTATTATCCCGTTCGCAAGGCGAAGCTGCCGGTGGTCGTGTGGTTTCATGGCGGCGGTATTACGGGCGGGGAGAAGTTTGTGCCGAAGGAATTAATGCACCAGGGAGTAGTGGTGATGGCGGTGAATTACCGGCTCAGCCCGAAAGTGAGCTGCCCGGCTTATATCGAAGATGCCGCTGCGGCGGTAGCCTGGGCGTTCCGCCATGCGGCTGAATTTGGCGGTGATACCGGGAAGATTTATGTGGCGGGGCATTCCGCCGGCGGTTACCTCACGGCTATGGTAGGGCTCGACAAGCAATGGCTGGCCCGTCACCAGATCGACGCGAACCGTATCGCTGCCTTATTCCCCTTCAGCTCCCAGGCGATCACGCATTTTACCATCCGTAACGAAAGAAAGATCCCCGAGATCCAGCCCATCATAGACGCGTTTGCGCCCTTGTATCACGTTCGCGCCGACGCACCGCCGTTGTTCCTCTATACCGGCGACCGCGAAAAGGAAATGATGGGCCGGTATGAGGAAAACGCTTACTGGGCGCGTATGATGCGGCTCGCCGGCCATAAACACACCCTTCTCTACGAATTCGACGGCTACGACCACGGCAACATGCCCGGACCGGCCTATCCACTAATGCTCCAGGAAATCAGGAAACGGAAGTAATCACTCCGTCCGCAGGCTTTTCACCGGGTTGGCGTTCGCCGCCCGGAAAGTTTGCACGAATATCAGCACCGCCGTAACCGCCGCCAGCGTGATAAACGCTGCGATGAACGGATAGGGTGTGATGTTGACGCGGTATACATAATCGTTCAGCCAGAAGTTCATGATGCAGTAAGCCGCGGGGATGGCCACGATCATGGCCACCACGATCACTTTCAAAAATTCCTTCACAAACAGGGTGATGATTCCGCCGACGGAAGCCCCCAGCACTTTGCGCACCCCGATCTCTTTTGTCCTTTTCTGGATACTGAAAGAAATGAGGCCCGTCACTCCGAGAAGCACAATCACCAATGCCAGTCCGGTAGCCGTGTATGCCGCATATTTCAGCCGGAGCTCCGTATTGTACATGCGTTCCAGCATTTCGTCGGTGAATTTGTATTCGAACGGCGTGCCGGGCATAAGTGTTTCCCACTTTCCGCGGATAGCCTGCATTTGCTCACCGATTCCTGCTCCGGGAGCGAGTTTTAGCGACATGTACCGGTAAATGTTAGTGGCGGAAGGATGTATGAACACGATCGGTTGCACCGCCTGCTGCATCGTGGAGAAGTGAAAATCTTTCACGACCCCGGCTACCGTTAATGTTGCGCTGAAACCCGCCACGCGGATCTGTTGCCCAATGGCTGCCGTCGCATTTTCCCATCCGAAGCGGCGTGATAAGGTTTCGTTGATCACAATGGCGCCGACGGGCGTTTGGTGCCCGGGCTCGTTGAAGAACCTGCCCGCCGCCATCTGCATGCCGTAAGTCTGGCCGTAATATTCATCGGCGTAAAGCTGGTACGTTGTGATGGCGTTGGCGGAATCCCTGCCGTTGCCGAACACATTGATGCTGCCGCCGTTGTTGCCGTCCGGAATTTCGAAAGATAGCGACGCGGATTGCACCTGCGGCAATTGCGACAGTTGGCCGCGGATGTTTTGCATCCGCTGGTAACCTTCAGGCGTCCAGTCGCGGGGGAGCGGAATGGAAACGAGCCGGGATTTTTCGTAGCCCAGCTGGTTACTGAAAAAGAGCTGTACCTGCCGGGTGATGATCAACGCGGCCACCAGCACCACCGCCGCCGTGAGATATTGAAATCCGACGAGCGATTTGCGCAGGCCGGTTTTTTCGTGGGATGATTTTAGCTTGCCTTTCAGCGAATCCGTTACCCGCATCGACGACAGCACGAAAGCCGGGTATAACCCTGCCGCAAGCCCCGTCAGCAGCACGAGCGCGAAAGGGAATGCGATGAAATAGGCAGGGAAATCCGCCAGTCCAGGCAATTCCTTTCCCAGCAGCTGTCCGCATGGCCCTTTCACGGCGAAATACAAGCCGATCCCTACTGTCGCGGCCAGCATCACCAGCATGCCCGATTCCAGCAGGAACTGCCAGATCAGCTGCTTCCTGCGCCCGCCCAGCGCTTTGCGCACCCCGATTTCCTTCATTCGGGACGAGGCCCTGCTCACCGAAAGGTTCACAAAATTGACGATCGCCATCAGCAGGATAAACAACGCAATGCCGGATAGCGTATACAGCATTCGCTTTACCAGGCCGTTGCCGCTGTTGAGGTAGAATTCCTGCAACGGCACGGCCACGACGTTTACCTGCGCCGCCGTTTCCGCCCCGGTATGCCGCCGCACCAGCGATGCAATAGGCTTTTCCAGGTCGGTGGCGGTTACGCCATCGCGGAGCTCCACCATATTTACAATGAAGGGATTGTTCCAGGTATTCATCTCACGGCCGAAGAAGGGAAGGGCTGCGGCGGAGAGGAAAATACCACTTTCGTTCCGGGCATCCAGGCTGTTTACGCTGTTTTTCGCCGGTTCTTCGATCACCGCGCCTATCGTGAACAACTGGCGTTTGCCGGCGAAGTTGGAGATGTCGAGCGTTCTTCCCGCCACATCTTTTTCCCCGAAAAACTTCTCCGCTATCGTGGCCGTGATCACTACCGACGCCGCATTGTCCAGCGCATGCGCGGCATCGCCCGACAACACTTCGAACCCATACATTTTCAGCAGGGTGCTATCACCCACCTGCATGCCTTCGCGGAAAGCTTTGCCGTCCACATTCACCTGGCCGGTAATACCGTCCCACCGGTAATATTGCTCCACCAGCGTGGGGTATTCCTCTTTCAGCGCCACGGCGAGGTTGCCGAAAGTGGCCAGTTCGAAGCCCATGTTGGGATCTTTCCACTTGCTGAGCAGGATATGCTGGCGGGAAGCATTCTTCAACCCACGGTTCACCTGCAGCTCGCTCCAGACGTACGCCAGCACAAGCATGGCGAACGCAATGCCGGTAGCCAGCCCGGTGATGTTCAGGATGGAATGGAAGCGGTGCTTCAGCAGGCTTCTTTTCGCCGTTTTGATGTAGTTGGTGAGCATGGTGACAAGTTGCGCCAGTGGTGGCGGCAAGCGGCATGCCAGGAGCGCCGGTTCAGCAGGGGCGCACCTTCCGGGGAAGCGGCCCGGCCTGAAATGTCCGGAATCGGACAGGCGCCGTGCAGGTGCGGACACGCCCGGTTCACGGATGCGGCAGCGAAACGCCCCACTTCTCCGCGAAAAAACGCGCGATCACCATCGTATCGTTCGTGAAATGACGCCCGCCGGCGTAGGTGAACTGCCCGCTCAGCGGCCAGGGATCGTCTTCCGGACTGAACACCAGCGCCGGGCAGTCCTGGTGCAGCGGCCCCAGTAGCGCCGCCAGCGGCCCCTGGGCCGGGGGAAGTCTACATGAATCACTTCCATCCGGTCGCGCAGGAACGGGTAGTAATGCAGGATGCCTTCGATCCAGGCGCAGGCGGGGCAATAGTACGTTTGCCCGGGAAGGGACAGCTTTTCGTCCGGGAAGTCCGGTTTCAGCAGGAATAATTGAATCATAATAACTATCGTAACCTCTTCCCGAAAAATAGCCGCGGGCGAACCGGTTTCCAACTAACATGCCCCGTAATGCCCTTCCGCTAGGCCGGAATGGCGGAATCATCCATTAAATCCAGCTTTCCCGGCCCGGAGATTGACTATTTTACGCCAAACCCGTACCTTGGAGTGTTTTTATCTCTACAAGGAACAAATCTGACAGGACATGGAGGCTATCGGACGCGCATTGGAAGCGATTCTTCCGGCGGATCGCATTAAAACGAGACTGATCGACATTTTATCGTACGCCGCGGATGCGGGGTTCTATCACCTGGAACCCAAAGCAGTCGTTCAGCCGGTAGGCGAAGCGGAAGTGCTGGCGTTGTTCCGGTTTTCTCATCAACACCAGATCCCCCTCACTTTCCGCGCGGCCGGCACCAGTCTTTCCGGCCAATCCGTTACCGACGGCATTCTTGCAGATCTCAGCCAGCACTGGCAGGCGATGAAGATCGAAAACGACGGCGCCACCGTGCGGGTGCAGCCCGGTATCACCGGCGGGATCGTGAACGCGCGGTTAAGGCAGTTCGGGAAGAAGATCGGGCCCGACCCCGCCAGCATCAACTCTGCCATGATGGGTGGCATCCTGTCCAACAACGCCAGCGGCATGTGCT
Above is a genomic segment from Chitinophaga pollutisoli containing:
- a CDS encoding DUF3088 family protein, with the translated sequence MIQLFLLKPDFPDEKLSLPGQTYYCPACAWIEGILHYYPFLRDRMEVIHVDFPRPRGRWRRYWGRCTRTARRWCSVRKTIPGR
- a CDS encoding PepSY-like domain-containing protein, which translates into the protein MKSLLLILVLCISAGAFAQDVRVTHGVPAVVEKNFKKKFPTAKEVDWARKGDRMEADFDVSRVDHKALYDQKGKLLAWKCDVRTGQLPAPVLKTIRSQYKGYKVDDAEKVTRDKMELYQVELDGNPDVSLVFDKDGKVVEDADWW
- a CDS encoding alpha/beta hydrolase, which codes for MKQLFSCFFLLLGLAVSAQDTLNYQRKNNLAYRTGEQDAYMRERCVLDVYYPVRKAKLPVVVWFHGGGITGGEKFVPKELMHQGVVVMAVNYRLSPKVSCPAYIEDAAAAVAWAFRHAAEFGGDTGKIYVAGHSAGGYLTAMVGLDKQWLARHQIDANRIAALFPFSSQAITHFTIRNERKIPEIQPIIDAFAPLYHVRADAPPLFLYTGDREKEMMGRYEENAYWARMMRLAGHKHTLLYEFDGYDHGNMPGPAYPLMLQEIRKRK
- a CDS encoding MFS transporter; its protein translation is MKNARYYPWLVVALLWLVALLNYLDRQMLSTMRRAIQADIHELESATNFGRLMAVFLWIYGLMSPLSGLAADRFNRKWLITGSLFVWSAVTLLMGYADDFWQLYTLRAIMGVSEALYIPAALSLIADYHTGSTRSLAVGIHMTGLYMGQALGGFGATIAAAASWQATFHWFGLVGIVYAAVLMLLLHEKRPEYPAGPLQQTRKPLSGGLRGLLKLLPFWVIFLYFSIPSIPGWAIKNWLPTLFAGSLDVPMSEAGPLATITIAASSLIGVVSGGLLSDRWVQHNVRGRVYTSAIGLSLTIPALLFLGLGGSVAFLVAAAFFFGAGFGMFDANNMPILCQFVSPRNRATAYGIMNMGGVFSGALITGWLGRSTDAGNLGRDFALMSVVILAAVVMLLVMLKPKVKDYQDESADVRSV
- a CDS encoding ABC transporter permease, which encodes MSAPARRLSDSGHFRPGRFPGRCAPAEPALLACRLPPPLAQLVTMLTNYIKTAKRSLLKHRFHSILNITGLATGIAFAMLVLAYVWSELQVNRGLKNASRQHILLSKWKDPNMGFELATFGNLAVALKEEYPTLVEQYYRWDGITGQVNVDGKAFREGMQVGDSTLLKMYGFEVLSGDAAHALDNAASVVITATIAEKFFGEKDVAGRTLDISNFAGKRQLFTIGAVIEEPAKNSVNSLDARNESGIFLSAAALPFFGREMNTWNNPFIVNMVELRDGVTATDLEKPIASLVRRHTGAETAAQVNVVAVPLQEFYLNSGNGLVKRMLYTLSGIALFILLMAIVNFVNLSVSRASSRMKEIGVRKALGGRRKQLIWQFLLESGMLVMLAATVGIGLYFAVKGPCGQLLGKELPGLADFPAYFIAFPFALVLLTGLAAGLYPAFVLSSMRVTDSLKGKLKSSHEKTGLRKSLVGFQYLTAAVVLVAALIITRQVQLFFSNQLGYEKSRLVSIPLPRDWTPEGYQRMQNIRGQLSQLPQVQSASLSFEIPDGNNGGSINVFGNGRDSANAITTYQLYADEYYGQTYGMQMAAGRFFNEPGHQTPVGAIVINETLSRRFGWENATAAIGQQIRVAGFSATLTVAGVVKDFHFSTMQQAVQPIVFIHPSATNIYRYMSLKLAPGAGIGEQMQAIRGKWETLMPGTPFEYKFTDEMLERMYNTELRLKYAAYTATGLALVIVLLGVTGLISFSIQKRTKEIGVRKVLGASVGGIITLFVKEFLKVIVVAMIVAIPAAYCIMNFWLNDYVYRVNITPYPFIAAFITLAAVTAVLIFVQTFRAANANPVKSLRTE